AAGTCCGTTGTCGGAAATCGATGTATCGATCCTGCTGCCGCCCAGCGACAAGCCGCGCGACGCGGTCGCCGAGCGTACCGCCAGCGATGCCGAGCAGCCGGCGTCGGAGGCGGCCGAACGCAACTGACGGACCGCTCACGGGATTCCCTTACACTGGCCCGTAGTCCACTGCCACTGACGGTGTCCCGATGCGCATTCCGCTGCTGCTGTCGCTGTTGCTTCCGGCCGTTGCCCTGGCCCAGACCCCGCCGCCGGCCACCCCGGCCCCGGCGCCCGCACGCCCGGCGGCGTCCGCGCCCGCTGCGCCGACCGCTCCGGCTGCGCCGGCACGTCCCGCGCTCACTCCGCAGCAGCAGGCCCAGGTGCAGAAGCAGGACGCCGAAATGGCCGCCGCCGGCCTGAAGGTCGCCCAGTTGGTGGATACCAACCGGGCAGCTGAAGCCTGGAAAGGCGCCTCGGCCATCGCCCGCAAGTCGGTCACCGAGCAGGCCTTCGTGAGCCAGCTGGCGGCCGACCGCACCCGCCTCGGCGCGTTGCAGTCGCGCGGTACGCCGGTGGTGACCCGGGTCAAGTACGCACC
This portion of the Stenotrophomonas aracearum genome encodes:
- a CDS encoding DUF4019 domain-containing protein, whose amino-acid sequence is MRIPLLLSLLLPAVALAQTPPPATPAPAPARPAASAPAAPTAPAAPARPALTPQQQAQVQKQDAEMAAAGLKVAQLVDTNRAAEAWKGASAIARKSVTEQAFVSQLAADRTRLGALQSRGTPVVTRVKYAPGATVPEGLYINVSFPTRFANNAQPVRELVSFRLDEDKVWRLAGYSVRAAAP